The following proteins come from a genomic window of Nostoc sp. TCL26-01:
- a CDS encoding filamentous hemagglutinin N-terminal domain-containing protein gives MNRSHFKAWVLMVGSLGVLLCVQPIAAQVIPDATLPAGERSQVSGNPDVQIDGGARRGGNLFHSFSQFSVPTGGSAFFNNAADVQNIFSRVTGGSISNIDGLIRANGTANLFLLNPNGIIFGPNASLNVGGSFVGTTANAIGFPNGEKFSSDATQPLPSQLLTINPNVLFFNQLAAQSIINQSTANNGIGLQVPAGQSLLLVGGDVRLEGGQITSPSSRVEFGAVAAQGIVGLSESETAGDWRLSFPSTTARSDITFSNGAQINVRGGGGGGIAVTAQNVALSEGSRLRSGIDNGLGFAGAQSGDIQLDATDRIDITDGSFIANVVRPGGIGNIGGINISTGSLALTGGAVLNAGMDGQGNAGSVSINAQDTISLDASAVFNNVGQTGVGNTGGINITTGSLALTGGAVLLANTDGQGNAGSVSINAQDTISLDGSAVFNAVGQTGVGNTGGINITTGSLALTQGSQLVANMDGQGNAGNVSINAQDTVSLDGSAAVFNAVRQTGVGNTGGINITTRSLALTQESQLVANMDGQGNAGSVSINAQDTVSLDGSTVFNSVGQTGVGNTGGINITTGSLALTQGSQLDASTDGQGNAGSVSINAQDTVSLDGSTVFNAVGQTGVGNTGGINITTGSLALTEESRLLAGTNGQGNAGSVSINAQDTVSLDGIVFNNVGQTGVGNTGGINITTASLALTQGSQLLASTNGQGNAGSVSINAQDTVSLDGSTVFNNVGQTGVGNTGGINITTGSLALTQGSQLLANTNGQGNAGSVSINAQDTVSLDGSTVFNNVGQTGVGNTGGINITTGSLALTQGSRLLANTNGQGNAGSVSINAKDTVSLDGSTVFNNVGQTGVGNTGGINITTGSLALTQGSRLDASTDGQGNAGSVSINAQDTVSLDGIVFNNVGQTGVGNTGGINITTGSLALTQGSQLLANTNGQGNAGSVSINAQDTVSLDGSAVFNNVAQTGVGNTGGINITTGSLALTQGSQLVANTDGQGNAGNVSINAQDTVSFDDSAAVFNSVGQTGVGNTGGINITTGSLALTQGSQLLTNTDGQGNAGSVSINAQDTVSLDGSAVFNNVAQTGVGNTGGINITTGSLALTQGSRLLANTDGQGNAGSVSINAQDTVSLDGIVFNNVGQTGVGNTGGINITTGSLALTQGSQLVANTDGQGNAGSVSINAQDTVSFDGSGVFNNVAQTGVGNTGGINITTGSLALTQGSQLVASTDGQGNAGSVNINAQDTVSLDGSAAVFNNVGQTGVGNTGGINITTGSLALTRGSRLLVGTNGQGNAGSVSINAQDTVSLDGSTVFNNVGQTGVGNTGGINITTGSLALTQGSRLDASTDGQGNAGSVSINAQDTVVFDDSGVFNSVAQTGVGNTGGINITTGSLALTRGSRLNAGMNGQGNAGSVSINAQDTVSLDGSTVFNNVAQTGVGNTGGINITTGSLALTGGAALNAGMDGQGNAGSVSINAQDTVSFDGSAVFNSVAQTGVGNTGGINITTGSLALTRGSQLLASTNGQGNAGSVSINAQNTVLFDGSAVFNSVAQTGFGNTGGINITTGSLALTQGSQLLANTNGQGNAGSVSVNAQDTVLFDGSTVFNTVGQTGVGNTGGINITTGSLALTRAGQLITSTSGQGNASDIIIHARDQVSIDGESLDGAIGSAIFSRVEPKGIGRGGNLVITTGSLFLTNGGAVNTATDGRGNAGSVTIQTQDSVQIRGRTAINSVIRSGVFTTATQGSVGDGGDVTITTGSLSVSEQAQIITDVRSQGDAGNIQIQASGTVSFDGGDAISTLSSGGVGKGGNIDITGRSLSLLNNAQLSASTSGDGDAGNITVSAETVGVSSGGQLLTTTSSNGRAGDITVNTPDLQLSGATSGLFAGTNSIGNAGNLTVQPRGNGQSVRVNLQDGAQISASTSNRGKGGDLTITAPESITLTGNGSVIAAGSGSSGAGGNLNLRTGTLNIQDQAEVTVSSGGTGSAGNLFVDADRIFLNNQGRIRADTTGGGGNINLRSPFIFLRNGSNITTNATGANIPGGNIGIDARFLIAVLNEDSNISANSEDFRGGNVRINAVALYGIRPSLVSTSLSDITATGATSALSGTINVITAGIDPTAGLLELPTDFADPSGLIAQGCPANQGNSFVITGRGGLPPTPEQQLDDDAEWSDRRRLVVDQQVDKREHTDTLFASSSPYTSIIEATGIQVTPTGEVLLTANSSNAVMQNRLNRSAVCPGG, from the coding sequence ATGAATCGATCGCATTTTAAAGCATGGGTTTTAATGGTTGGTAGCTTGGGTGTATTGCTCTGTGTCCAGCCGATCGCAGCTCAGGTGATTCCCGATGCAACGCTGCCTGCGGGGGAGCGATCGCAAGTTTCAGGCAATCCCGATGTGCAAATTGATGGCGGAGCCAGACGAGGCGGCAATTTGTTCCACAGCTTCAGCCAGTTTTCAGTGCCAACTGGTGGTTCTGCCTTTTTCAACAATGCGGCTGATGTGCAAAATATCTTCAGTCGCGTCACGGGTGGGTCAATTTCTAATATTGATGGCTTGATTCGAGCAAACGGGACGGCAAATCTGTTTTTGCTCAACCCGAATGGGATTATATTTGGCCCGAATGCTTCACTGAATGTTGGCGGTTCGTTTGTGGGGACGACGGCGAATGCGATCGGTTTTCCTAATGGCGAGAAGTTCAGCAGTGATGCGACACAACCGTTACCGAGTCAGTTGCTGACGATTAATCCCAATGTATTGTTTTTCAATCAACTGGCAGCACAGTCGATTATTAACCAATCAACTGCAAACAACGGAATAGGATTACAAGTGCCAGCAGGACAGAGCTTGTTGTTAGTGGGTGGCGATGTCCGTTTAGAAGGCGGACAAATCACAAGTCCCAGTAGCCGAGTGGAGTTTGGTGCCGTTGCTGCACAGGGAATTGTAGGGCTGAGTGAGAGTGAAACGGCAGGTGATTGGCGGTTGAGTTTTCCCAGTACTACAGCGCGGTCAGATATTACCTTCAGTAACGGCGCTCAAATTAACGTTCGTGGTGGAGGTGGCGGGGGGATTGCGGTTACGGCTCAGAACGTGGCTCTGAGCGAGGGCAGTAGACTTCGATCTGGGATTGACAATGGCTTAGGCTTTGCTGGTGCGCAATCAGGGGACATTCAACTTGACGCAACAGATAGAATAGACATCACTGATGGCAGTTTCATCGCCAACGTAGTGCGTCCTGGAGGGATAGGTAACATTGGCGGGATCAACATCTCCACCGGGTCGCTTGCTCTCACAGGGGGAGCAGTACTGAATGCCGGCATGGATGGACAGGGAAATGCGGGCAGTGTGAGTATTAATGCCCAGGATACGATCTCTTTGGATGCCAGTGCTGTATTCAATAACGTGGGACAGACTGGCGTTGGCAATACTGGGGGTATCAACATCACTACTGGGTCGCTTGCTCTCACAGGGGGAGCAGTACTGCTTGCCAACACGGATGGACAGGGAAATGCGGGCAGTGTGAGTATTAATGCCCAGGATACGATCTCTTTGGATGGCAGTGCTGTATTCAATGCTGTGGGACAGACTGGCGTTGGCAATACTGGGGGTATCAACATCACCACCGGGTCGCTTGCTCTCACACAGGGGTCTCAATTGGTTGCCAACATGGATGGACAGGGAAATGCGGGCAATGTGAGTATTAATGCCCAGGATACAGTCTCTTTGGATGGCAGTGCTGCTGTATTCAATGCTGTGAGACAGACTGGCGTTGGCAATACTGGCGGGATCAACATCACAACCAGGTCGCTTGCTCTCACACAGGAGTCTCAATTGGTTGCCAACATGGATGGACAGGGCAATGCGGGTAGTGTGAGTATTAATGCCCAGGATACAGTCTCTTTGGATGGCAGTACTGTATTCAATAGCGTGGGACAGACTGGCGTTGGCAATACTGGCGGGATCAACATTACCACCGGGTCACTTGCTCTCACACAAGGGTCTCAACTGGATGCCAGTACAGATGGACAGGGAAATGCGGGCAGTGTGAGTATTAATGCCCAGGATACAGTCTCTTTGGATGGCAGTACTGTATTCAATGCTGTGGGACAGACTGGCGTTGGCAATACTGGAGGTATCAACATTACCACCGGGTCGCTTGCTCTCACAGAGGAGTCTCGACTGCTTGCCGGTACGAATGGACAGGGAAATGCTGGCAGTGTGAGTATCAATGCCCAGGATACAGTCTCTTTGGATGGCATTGTATTCAATAACGTCGGACAGACTGGCGTAGGGAATACTGGGGGTATCAACATCACCACCGCGTCGCTTGCTCTCACACAGGGGTCTCAACTGCTTGCCAGCACTAATGGACAGGGAAATGCAGGCAGTGTGAGTATTAATGCCCAGGATACAGTCTCTTTGGATGGCAGTACTGTATTCAATAACGTGGGACAGACTGGCGTTGGCAATACTGGTGGTATCAACATCACCACCGGGTCGCTTGCTCTCACACAGGGGTCTCAACTGCTTGCCAACACGAATGGACAGGGAAATGCGGGTAGTGTGAGTATTAATGCCCAGGATACAGTCTCTTTGGATGGCAGTACTGTATTCAATAACGTGGGACAGACTGGCGTTGGCAATACTGGGGGTATCAACATCACCACCGGGTCGCTTGCTCTCACACAAGGGTCTCGACTGCTTGCCAACACGAATGGACAGGGAAATGCAGGCAGTGTGAGTATTAATGCCAAGGATACAGTCTCTTTGGATGGCAGTACTGTATTCAATAACGTGGGACAGACTGGCGTTGGCAATACTGGGGGTATCAACATCACCACTGGGTCGCTTGCTCTCACACAAGGGTCTCGACTGGATGCCAGTACAGATGGACAGGGAAATGCGGGCAGTGTGAGTATTAATGCTCAGGATACAGTCTCTTTGGATGGCATTGTATTCAATAACGTGGGACAGACTGGCGTTGGCAATACTGGGGGTATCAACATCACCACCGGGTCGCTTGCTCTCACACAAGGGTCTCAACTGCTTGCCAACACGAATGGACAGGGAAATGCTGGCAGTGTGAGTATCAATGCCCAGGATACAGTCTCTTTGGATGGTAGTGCTGTATTCAATAACGTGGCACAGACTGGCGTTGGCAATACTGGTGGTATCAACATCACCACCGGGTCTCTTGCTCTCACACAAGGGTCTCAATTGGTTGCCAACACGGATGGACAGGGAAATGCGGGCAATGTGAGTATTAATGCTCAGGATACAGTTTCATTTGATGACAGTGCTGCTGTATTCAATAGCGTGGGACAGACTGGCGTTGGCAATACTGGTGGTATCAACATCACTACCGGGTCGCTTGCTCTCACACAGGGGTCTCAACTGCTTACCAACACGGATGGACAGGGAAATGCGGGCAGTGTGAGTATTAATGCCCAGGATACAGTCTCTTTGGATGGTAGTGCTGTATTCAATAACGTGGCACAGACTGGCGTTGGCAATACTGGGGGTATCAACATCACCACCGGGTCGCTTGCTCTCACACAAGGGTCTCGACTGCTTGCCAACACGGATGGACAGGGAAATGCGGGCAGTGTGAGTATTAATGCCCAGGATACAGTCTCTTTGGATGGCATTGTATTCAATAACGTCGGACAGACTGGCGTTGGGAATACAGGCGGGATCAACATCACCACCGGGTCGCTTGCTCTCACACAAGGGTCTCAATTGGTTGCCAACACGGATGGACAGGGAAATGCGGGCAGTGTGAGTATTAATGCCCAGGATACAGTTTCATTTGATGGCAGTGGTGTATTCAATAACGTGGCACAGACTGGCGTTGGCAATACTGGTGGTATCAACATCACCACCGGGTCGCTTGCTCTCACACAGGGGTCTCAATTGGTTGCCAGTACAGATGGACAGGGAAATGCGGGCAGTGTGAATATTAATGCCCAGGATACAGTCTCTTTGGATGGCAGTGCTGCTGTATTCAATAACGTGGGACAGACTGGCGTTGGCAATACTGGTGGTATCAATATCACCACTGGGTCGCTTGCTCTCACACGGGGGTCTCGACTGCTTGTCGGTACGAATGGACAGGGAAATGCGGGTAGTGTGAGTATTAATGCCCAGGATACAGTCTCTTTGGATGGCAGTACTGTATTCAATAACGTGGGACAGACTGGCGTTGGGAATACAGGCGGGATCAACATCACCACCGGGTCGCTTGCTCTCACACAAGGGTCTCGACTGGATGCCAGTACAGATGGACAGGGAAATGCGGGCAGTGTGAGTATTAATGCTCAGGATACAGTTGTATTTGATGACAGTGGTGTATTCAATAGCGTGGCACAGACTGGCGTTGGCAATACTGGTGGTATCAACATCACCACTGGGTCGCTTGCTCTCACACGGGGGTCTCGACTGAATGCCGGCATGAATGGACAGGGAAATGCTGGCAGTGTGAGTATCAATGCCCAGGATACAGTCTCTTTGGATGGCAGTACTGTATTCAATAACGTGGCACAGACTGGCGTTGGCAATACTGGGGGTATCAACATCACCACCGGGTCGCTTGCTCTCACAGGGGGGGCTGCCCTGAATGCCGGCATGGATGGACAGGGAAATGCAGGCAGTGTGAGTATTAATGCCCAGGATACAGTCTCATTTGATGGCAGTGCTGTATTCAATAGCGTGGCACAGACTGGCGTTGGCAATACTGGGGGTATCAACATCACCACCGGGTCGCTTGCTCTCACACGGGGGTCTCAACTGCTTGCCAGCACTAATGGACAGGGAAATGCGGGCAGTGTGAGTATTAATGCCCAGAATACAGTTTTATTTGATGGCAGTGCTGTATTCAATAGCGTGGCACAGACTGGCTTTGGGAATACAGGCGGGATCAACATCACCACCGGGTCGCTTGCTCTCACACAGGGGTCTCAACTGCTTGCCAACACGAATGGACAGGGAAATGCGGGTAGTGTGAGTGTTAATGCCCAGGATACAGTTTTATTTGATGGCAGTACTGTATTCAATACCGTAGGACAGACTGGCGTTGGCAATACTGGGGGTATCAACATCACCACCGGGTCACTTGCTCTCACACGGGCGGGGCAACTGATTACCAGCACGAGTGGACAGGGAAATGCGAGCGACATCATCATTCATGCCCGCGATCAAGTTTCTATAGATGGTGAATCTTTAGATGGTGCAATTGGAAGTGCTATTTTCTCACGAGTGGAACCAAAGGGGATTGGTCGAGGTGGAAATTTGGTGATTACCACTGGCTCGCTGTTTTTAACCAATGGTGGCGCTGTGAATACTGCCACAGATGGACGGGGAAATGCTGGTAGTGTCACCATTCAGACGCAAGACTCCGTACAGATTCGTGGCAGAACCGCTATCAACTCCGTAATCCGAAGTGGGGTGTTTACCACAGCAACACAAGGATCGGTGGGAGATGGAGGAGATGTCACCATCACTACAGGATCACTCTCGGTTTCCGAGCAAGCACAAATCATCACGGATGTTCGATCGCAAGGCGATGCTGGCAATATCCAGATTCAGGCAAGTGGTACTGTTTCGTTTGATGGCGGAGATGCCATTAGTACCCTTTCATCAGGGGGAGTGGGCAAGGGAGGCAATATTGACATTACAGGGCGATCGCTCTCCCTTCTCAATAACGCTCAACTCTCAGCTTCTACCTCTGGTGATGGAGACGCAGGCAATATTACCGTCAGCGCCGAAACGGTGGGCGTGAGTAGTGGTGGGCAACTGCTTACCACTACCTCAAGTAACGGTCGCGCAGGCGACATCACGGTGAATACGCCTGACTTGCAACTCAGTGGCGCAACCAGTGGTTTATTTGCTGGCACCAACAGCATTGGAAATGCAGGCAATTTGACCGTTCAGCCACGCGGTAACGGACAAAGTGTGCGGGTAAACCTCCAGGATGGCGCACAGATTTCTGCCTCCACTTCCAACAGGGGGAAGGGAGGAGATTTGACCATTACTGCCCCAGAATCCATTACGTTGACCGGGAATGGTTCGGTGATTGCTGCTGGAAGCGGAAGCAGTGGAGCAGGCGGTAACTTAAATCTGCGAACAGGCACGCTGAATATTCAAGATCAAGCAGAAGTCACGGTCAGCAGTGGCGGAACGGGGAGCGCAGGGAACCTGTTTGTCGATGCCGATCGCATCTTTCTCAATAATCAAGGCCGCATTCGCGCTGACACGACGGGCGGTGGCGGGAATATTAATTTGCGATCGCCCTTCATCTTCTTACGCAACGGCAGTAACATCACCACCAATGCCACTGGAGCCAATATTCCCGGTGGCAACATTGGGATTGATGCCCGATTTCTCATTGCAGTGTTAAACGAAGATAGCAACATCAGCGCCAACTCTGAGGACTTTCGCGGCGGTAACGTTCGCATCAATGCTGTTGCCCTCTATGGCATTCGTCCCAGTCTGGTTTCCACCTCATTGAGCGACATCACAGCGACAGGTGCAACGTCTGCGTTGAGTGGCACGATCAATGTGATTACCGCAGGCATTGACCCCACTGCTGGATTACTGGAATTGCCCACTGACTTTGCAGACCCGTCAGGATTAATTGCTCAAGGATGTCCTGCCAACCAGGGTAACTCCTTCGTGATCACAGGTCGCGGGGGATTGCCACCCACACCAGAACAGCAATTAGACGATGATGCAGAGTGGAGCGATCGGCGCAGGCTGGTTGTGGATCAGCAGGTAGATAAAAGAGAACACACAGACACCCTCTTTGCGTCCTCCTCTCCCTACACCTCCATCATCGAAGCTACCGGAATCCAAGTAACTCCCACTGGAGAGGTGCTTCTCACTGCCAACTCCTCTAACGCAGTGATGCAGAATCGGTTAAATCGATCAGCTGTCTGTCCAGGAGGGTAA
- a CDS encoding L-lactate dehydrogenase, producing MISKTSKVGIIGAGNVGADVANALVLLAKCVRVVLFDRTLSKAEGQVWDIEDSIPLLKEMEIIPSNQYEDLADSDIIIVTVGVQAKQGQTRLDTLSDNAEIIRSTIKELDRVAPNSIIIIVSNPVDVLTRIAIATSTRAENLIFGSGTVLDTARLRYQLGKRLNVAKLDVHAYVIGEHGDSEFVVWSSAFIGGILLTEFPIPQGATLEQIQQEYAQLTRKRGYNIFERKGNTSYGISTVVCQLVDTILRDEKQIFPVSARADSNYGVGSEVVLGLPCIIGSTGIERQLLLSRNAHEQSLLEESANKLNEAYNSLHN from the coding sequence ATGATTAGTAAAACATCTAAAGTCGGTATTATTGGTGCAGGTAATGTAGGTGCAGACGTTGCAAATGCTTTAGTTTTACTCGCTAAATGTGTCAGGGTTGTCCTTTTTGACCGAACCTTATCAAAAGCTGAGGGGCAAGTATGGGATATCGAAGACAGCATTCCTCTACTTAAAGAGATGGAGATTATACCATCAAATCAGTATGAAGATTTAGCTGATTCAGATATCATTATTGTGACTGTTGGGGTGCAGGCAAAACAAGGACAGACCAGATTAGATACATTGAGCGACAATGCAGAGATTATACGTTCGACAATCAAAGAATTGGATCGAGTTGCACCGAATTCAATCATAATTATCGTTAGCAATCCAGTGGATGTACTCACGCGGATTGCGATCGCTACTTCCACTAGAGCAGAAAACCTAATTTTCGGTTCGGGAACGGTTCTTGATACTGCTAGACTGAGATATCAACTGGGAAAGCGACTGAATGTTGCAAAACTTGACGTTCATGCTTATGTGATTGGAGAGCATGGAGACAGTGAATTTGTCGTTTGGTCTAGTGCATTTATTGGGGGAATTCTCTTAACTGAATTTCCCATACCACAAGGAGCAACGCTAGAACAAATTCAGCAAGAATACGCACAGTTAACTCGTAAACGAGGCTATAACATTTTTGAACGCAAAGGAAATACAAGCTATGGTATATCAACAGTAGTTTGTCAGTTAGTTGATACTATCCTGCGAGATGAAAAGCAGATATTTCCAGTATCGGCTAGAGCAGATTCTAACTATGGAGTTGGCAGTGAAGTTGTGCTTGGACTTCCATGTATCATTGGCTCAACAGGTATTGAGCGCCAACTGCTGTTATCAAGAAATGCTCATGAACAAAGCTTATTGGAAGAATCAGCCAACAAACTCAATGAAGCTTATAATTCTTTGCATAATTAA
- a CDS encoding mercuric reductase, translating to MEVDIQHYDDIIIGGGKAGKTLAPALVADGRKTALVERSLNMIGGGCINIACIPTKTMVASANVANTVRNSAVYGVKANTPIVDLSEVIKRKRTVVQSAREMNLHNLETALNNNLIIGTARFVAPKTIEVTTSEGNTRVLTAERLFVNTGTRPLIPSLPGLTEVEFLTSESIMELEHLPEHLIVLGSGYIGLEFAQMFRRFGSGVTVIGQSEQILSQQDPDIAIAIQTLLEQDGIEFFLKAKVLRVDHTGNKTILQIQVADRQITLQGSHLLVAVGRAPNTDSLNLAAAGVATDTRGFIPVNDRLETNIPGIWALGDINGNPQYTHISLDDYRIIKANLIDGGNRSTRDRLVPSCLFIDPELAHVGLTETEAQQQGYTIRVAKVDASAVPRAKTLGQTDGLLKAIVDTDTGRILGCTLLCHEAGEVISTVQMVMQAQMPYTVLRDGILTHPTMTEGLNILFSKL from the coding sequence ATGGAAGTGGACATTCAACACTATGACGACATTATTATCGGCGGCGGCAAAGCGGGTAAAACACTTGCCCCGGCGCTAGTCGCTGACGGACGTAAAACCGCTCTGGTTGAACGCAGCTTAAACATGATTGGTGGCGGGTGCATTAATATTGCCTGTATTCCTACTAAAACTATGGTGGCGAGTGCCAATGTCGCAAACACAGTGCGAAACAGTGCCGTTTATGGTGTTAAAGCTAATACACCCATCGTTGATTTATCAGAAGTAATCAAACGAAAACGAACAGTTGTGCAATCTGCGCGGGAAATGAACTTGCACAATTTAGAAACGGCGCTGAATAATAACTTGATCATTGGTACAGCTAGGTTTGTTGCTCCTAAAACAATTGAAGTGACGACATCTGAGGGGAACACTCGCGTACTTACCGCCGAACGCTTATTTGTCAATACAGGCACACGACCGTTAATTCCATCTCTACCCGGACTCACTGAAGTTGAGTTTTTAACAAGTGAGTCCATTATGGAGCTAGAACATCTGCCTGAACACCTGATCGTTCTCGGTAGTGGCTATATTGGTTTAGAGTTTGCCCAGATGTTTCGGCGCTTTGGCTCTGGCGTTACTGTCATTGGGCAAAGTGAGCAAATCCTGTCACAGCAAGATCCAGATATAGCGATCGCAATTCAAACCCTGTTAGAACAAGATGGGATTGAATTCTTTTTGAAGGCGAAGGTGTTGAGAGTTGATCACACTGGTAATAAAACCATCCTGCAAATCCAAGTAGCTGATCGTCAAATCACCCTCCAAGGGTCGCATTTGCTCGTCGCCGTTGGTCGTGCGCCCAATACTGATAGCTTAAATTTAGCTGCTGCTGGTGTGGCAACCGATACACGCGGATTTATCCCAGTCAACGATCGCTTAGAGACGAACATTCCAGGGATTTGGGCGTTAGGCGACATCAACGGCAACCCACAATACACTCATATATCCCTCGATGATTATCGCATTATCAAAGCTAATTTAATTGATGGGGGCAACCGTAGTACACGGGATCGATTGGTTCCATCTTGTCTATTCATCGATCCAGAACTGGCTCATGTAGGTTTGACTGAAACTGAAGCACAGCAACAAGGATATACTATCCGCGTGGCAAAGGTGGATGCGTCAGCCGTTCCGAGAGCGAAAACACTCGGTCAAACTGATGGACTTCTCAAGGCGATCGTGGATACAGATACAGGTCGTATTTTAGGATGTACCTTGTTATGTCATGAAGCAGGTGAAGTAATTTCAACGGTGCAGATGGTGATGCAAGCTCAGATGCCGTACACCGTTCTGCGCGATGGTATTTTGACTCATCCCACGATGACCGAAGGGTTAAATATATTGTTTTCCAAGTTATGA
- a CDS encoding DUF6130 family protein, whose amino-acid sequence MQQSFQGLHLYQIFCEMVLFVMNSHTPSARDIIGASPLIAIANEAPPKLIVDPPLPEPLAQGRVFIQYRTENLRVLPVFGKDALEVSPHIGHIHITVDDAPWHFVDASGETIILVGLEPGTHKVLIELADPTHKVITSETVTFAVPDSQKSS is encoded by the coding sequence ATGCAGCAAAGCTTTCAGGGTTTGCATCTGTATCAGATTTTTTGTGAAATGGTATTATTTGTTATGAATAGCCACACACCGAGCGCTAGGGACATTATTGGGGCATCACCGTTGATTGCGATCGCCAACGAAGCCCCACCCAAGCTGATTGTCGATCCACCGCTTCCCGAACCACTAGCCCAGGGTCGCGTCTTTATCCAGTACCGGACGGAGAATTTGCGTGTGTTGCCAGTGTTTGGCAAAGATGCCCTCGAAGTATCGCCGCACATTGGTCATATCCACATCACTGTTGATGACGCGCCGTGGCACTTTGTCGATGCCAGTGGGGAAACGATTATCCTGGTTGGACTGGAACCTGGTACGCACAAGGTGTTGATCGAACTAGCTGATCCCACACACAAAGTAATCACCAGTGAAACAGTGACATTCGCGGTTCCCGATTCTCAGAAATCATCATGA
- a CDS encoding alpha/beta hydrolase, which produces MWFIYLKIPVTVPSQQIVYNSLKENLMVTQANSQAAKILEVADDPRLSKGTKEFLQVLNSGGVALEKLTPVQARQVLVDAQASVSVDLSGIEESQKTITADGYSITLNIVRPEGVKGTLPVFIFIHGGGWVLGDYPTHKRMVRDLVVLSGFAGVFVNYTRTPDAQYPQAINEIYAATKWVAEHGEEIGVDGKNLAVVGNSVGGNMTTVTALKAKEKGGPHIKLQILMWPIVDADFETNSYHEFGDRRFLTVPTMKWMYDMYIADPQKRKDIYASPLQATVEQLKGLPPALIVVAESDILHDEGIAYGRKLDEAGVEVTTVQYNGMIHDFGLLNGLAELPETRSLFVQAAAQLKKYLQ; this is translated from the coding sequence ATGTGGTTCATTTACCTGAAAATACCTGTAACAGTGCCATCTCAACAGATTGTTTACAATTCATTAAAGGAGAATCTCATGGTTACTCAAGCAAACTCACAAGCAGCAAAAATTCTCGAAGTTGCGGATGATCCACGTCTTTCCAAAGGAACGAAGGAATTTTTGCAAGTGCTGAATTCAGGGGGTGTAGCGCTGGAGAAACTCACTCCAGTCCAAGCACGTCAAGTCCTTGTAGATGCACAGGCTTCCGTTTCAGTAGACCTTTCAGGCATTGAAGAGTCCCAAAAGACGATTACTGCTGACGGTTATTCAATTACGCTCAATATTGTACGACCTGAAGGAGTCAAAGGCACGTTGCCTGTTTTCATCTTTATTCATGGTGGTGGTTGGGTGCTAGGTGATTACCCGACACACAAGCGCATGGTTCGTGATCTGGTTGTACTTTCAGGGTTTGCAGGTGTCTTTGTCAACTATACTCGCACGCCAGATGCTCAGTACCCACAGGCAATCAATGAAATTTATGCTGCGACCAAATGGGTTGCCGAGCATGGCGAGGAGATTGGGGTGGATGGCAAGAATCTGGCAGTCGTTGGCAACAGTGTCGGCGGTAACATGACAACTGTCACTGCTTTGAAAGCGAAAGAAAAAGGAGGGCCACACATCAAGCTGCAAATCCTGATGTGGCCCATTGTAGATGCGGATTTTGAAACGAATTCTTATCACGAATTTGGCGATCGGCGTTTTCTGACTGTACCAACGATGAAGTGGATGTATGATATGTACATCGCTGACCCCCAAAAGCGCAAAGACATTTATGCTTCTCCCCTACAGGCGACAGTTGAGCAACTCAAAGGCTTGCCTCCAGCGTTAATTGTGGTTGCAGAGAGCGATATCTTGCATGACGAGGGCATAGCCTATGGACGCAAGCTTGATGAAGCTGGGGTTGAGGTGACAACTGTGCAGTATAACGGCATGATTCATGACTTCGGACTACTGAATGGTTTAGCCGAGTTGCCAGAAACCCGTTCTCTGTTTGTTCAAGCTGCTGCCCAATTGAAGAAATATCTGCAATAG